A region from the Paenarthrobacter aurescens genome encodes:
- the disA gene encoding DNA integrity scanning diadenylate cyclase DisA, with product MARSPEESLKATLARVAPGTPLRDGLERILRGRTGALIVLGYDRTIDSICSGGFDIGIDFSPTRLRELAKMDGAIICDKDASNIVRAAVQLVPDSSIETQESGTRHRTAERVAIQTGVPVISVSQSMQIIALYVNGLRHVLEGSEKVLARANQALATLERYSARLDQVTSSLSALEIEALVTVRDVAVTLQRQEMVRRISEEIAQYVLELGEDGRLLSLQVEELTMGRGPGSDVIIRDYSDPDATPEEIEEAVQALLNLGPTELIDLSRIAHIIGFAGGVEQLDAVVQPRGYRLLSGLKSVPKAVADRLVDYFGGLQNLMAATIDDLMTVDGIGDQRARTVREGLSRMAEASLLDRFL from the coding sequence ATGGCCCGGAGCCCGGAAGAGTCGCTCAAGGCGACCCTTGCCAGAGTCGCACCCGGAACTCCTTTGCGTGACGGCCTGGAACGCATTCTCCGGGGACGCACCGGCGCGCTGATCGTGCTGGGCTACGACCGCACCATCGACTCCATCTGTTCGGGCGGGTTCGACATCGGCATCGATTTCTCGCCAACGCGTCTCCGCGAATTGGCCAAGATGGACGGCGCCATCATCTGCGACAAGGATGCCAGCAACATTGTCCGGGCCGCAGTCCAGTTGGTGCCCGATTCGAGCATCGAAACCCAGGAGTCAGGCACCAGGCACCGCACGGCAGAGCGCGTGGCCATCCAGACCGGTGTTCCCGTTATTTCCGTCAGCCAATCGATGCAAATCATCGCCCTCTACGTAAACGGTTTGCGCCACGTCCTGGAAGGCTCCGAAAAGGTCCTTGCCCGCGCCAACCAGGCCTTGGCAACCTTGGAGCGGTACAGCGCCCGCCTGGACCAGGTCACCAGCTCTCTTTCGGCCCTGGAGATCGAGGCGCTGGTCACGGTCAGGGACGTTGCCGTCACGCTGCAGCGCCAGGAAATGGTTCGCCGCATCTCCGAGGAAATCGCCCAGTACGTGCTGGAACTCGGTGAAGACGGCCGGCTGCTGTCCCTGCAGGTAGAGGAACTCACCATGGGCCGCGGACCGGGCAGCGACGTGATCATCCGCGACTACTCCGATCCGGACGCTACGCCCGAGGAAATCGAGGAAGCCGTCCAAGCACTCCTCAATCTGGGTCCCACGGAACTGATCGACCTCAGCCGCATTGCCCACATCATTGGCTTCGCCGGTGGGGTTGAGCAGCTAGACGCAGTGGTTCAGCCGCGTGGTTACCGTCTACTGTCCGGCCTGAAGTCGGTGCCGAAGGCTGTGGCGGACCGTTTGGTGGACTACTTCGGCGGGCTCCAGAACCTCATGGCGGCCACCATTGATGACCTCATGACCGTGGACGGAATCGGCGATCAGCGGGCCCGCACAGTCCGCGAGGGCTTGAGCCGCATGGCTGAGGCGAGCCTGCTGGACCGTTTCCTCTAA
- the atzF gene encoding allophanate hydrolase, whose amino-acid sequence MTTSRGTTAERVLAALEAIDAVDRPEIWIHLRGRDELLAEAARIDAAAAAGEDLPLAGLLLAVKNNVHVAGLITTAACPGFGEAPAGDAVPVARLRAAGALVLGATNLDQFATGLVGTRSPYGAVRDSRRPDRISGGSSSGSAVAVALGLVDIAIGTDTAGSGRIPAALQGIVGIKPTLGVVSTEGVVPACRSWDTATIFARHLATAELAMGIMAGKGLAWPADVKLAAPPSPRVAYPAALPALPEAWVLEFEAQIERLRSTGVVAEPIELDVFLEAARLLYDGGLVAERYAAVGSFIDSVASEGVAATLDPTVAGIISAAGKVPAHRYVTDTATLEQLRTEAMQRLEGFDALVVPTAPFHPTLAEVAADPVGVNSRMGTYTNFCNLFDLSAVAVPAGTVTDEGGVSQFGLTVIAGAFEDGVAADIAGRIELTPEKPGLFAAGAAAPRSAAPVVPWPVAAGAAVVPLVVVGAHRKGQPLAAELERRGAFWDGRVVTAARYRMVALETTPPKPGVVRSDQGTALVAERWLLSEAGLGSFLAGLPEPMLLGSITLDDGSTAVGFACDSVAAEGARDISEYGDWIKYLEENAAAPGIQGLWQETRNALLTGLSRGQR is encoded by the coding sequence ATGACCACCTCCCGGGGAACCACAGCGGAACGCGTCCTTGCGGCACTTGAGGCGATTGACGCCGTCGACCGTCCTGAAATCTGGATCCACCTGCGGGGGCGGGATGAACTGCTGGCAGAGGCGGCGCGGATCGACGCCGCTGCGGCCGCCGGGGAGGACCTGCCGCTTGCCGGGCTCCTGCTCGCCGTGAAGAACAACGTGCATGTTGCCGGTTTGATCACGACGGCGGCGTGCCCCGGATTTGGTGAAGCGCCCGCCGGGGATGCGGTGCCGGTCGCGCGGCTTCGCGCCGCGGGCGCCTTAGTGTTGGGGGCCACCAACCTGGACCAGTTCGCCACGGGACTGGTGGGTACCCGCAGCCCCTATGGGGCTGTGCGCGATTCACGGCGACCTGACCGGATTTCCGGCGGCTCAAGTTCAGGTTCTGCAGTAGCAGTGGCACTTGGCCTCGTGGACATTGCCATCGGGACGGACACGGCGGGTTCGGGACGGATTCCCGCCGCTCTGCAAGGGATTGTGGGGATCAAACCGACCCTCGGCGTGGTGTCCACCGAAGGCGTGGTTCCTGCGTGCCGTTCCTGGGATACCGCCACGATCTTCGCCCGCCACCTCGCCACTGCCGAGCTCGCCATGGGCATCATGGCCGGGAAGGGCCTCGCCTGGCCCGCGGACGTCAAGCTTGCTGCGCCGCCCTCGCCGCGAGTGGCCTATCCCGCTGCCCTGCCTGCGCTTCCGGAGGCGTGGGTGCTCGAGTTCGAGGCACAAATAGAGCGTCTGCGCTCCACCGGGGTGGTGGCCGAACCCATCGAACTGGACGTTTTCCTCGAGGCAGCAAGGCTGCTGTACGACGGCGGATTGGTGGCCGAACGCTATGCCGCCGTCGGCAGCTTCATTGACTCGGTGGCGTCGGAGGGGGTTGCCGCCACGCTCGACCCCACAGTGGCGGGGATCATCAGCGCTGCGGGTAAGGTTCCCGCGCACCGGTACGTGACGGACACCGCTACCTTGGAACAGCTCAGAACTGAAGCGATGCAACGATTGGAGGGCTTCGATGCCCTGGTTGTGCCAACAGCTCCTTTTCATCCGACGCTGGCCGAGGTTGCGGCCGATCCCGTGGGAGTCAATTCCCGGATGGGTACGTACACCAATTTCTGCAACCTGTTTGATCTCAGTGCCGTTGCGGTGCCGGCAGGTACGGTCACGGACGAGGGCGGCGTCTCGCAGTTCGGCCTGACGGTCATCGCCGGAGCGTTCGAGGACGGCGTGGCCGCGGACATTGCCGGGCGAATCGAACTCACCCCTGAGAAGCCGGGACTGTTCGCTGCCGGCGCTGCCGCCCCCCGGTCTGCCGCGCCAGTGGTTCCCTGGCCGGTTGCCGCGGGCGCCGCCGTCGTTCCCTTGGTTGTGGTGGGTGCCCACCGGAAGGGCCAGCCCTTGGCTGCGGAACTCGAGCGGCGTGGAGCGTTCTGGGACGGCCGGGTGGTTACTGCGGCCCGGTACCGAATGGTGGCCCTGGAAACCACACCGCCCAAGCCCGGCGTGGTTCGCTCTGACCAGGGAACCGCCTTGGTGGCCGAGCGGTGGTTGCTTTCCGAGGCCGGTCTGGGATCGTTCCTGGCCGGGTTGCCCGAACCAATGTTGCTGGGGTCCATCACATTGGATGATGGGAGCACGGCAGTGGGATTCGCTTGCGATTCCGTGGCGGCCGAAGGCGCGCGGGACATTAGCGAGTACGGCGATTGGATTAAATATCTGGAAGAAAACGCGGCTGCACCAGGCATCCAAGGGCTGTGGCAGGAAACCCGCAACGCCTTGCTGACAGGTCTTAGCCGCGGCCAGCGCTAG